A window from Vulcanimicrobium alpinum encodes these proteins:
- a CDS encoding nitrilase-related carbon-nitrogen hydrolase — MSDTVTIGLIQAHHEADGAQSVAVHKRNAIEKHVAMIRDAARRGAQIVCLQELFYGPYFCTEQNPKWYEATEHVPDGPTTRLMQDLAKELEIALVVPLYERTISGVYYNTAAVIDADGSFLGLYRKHHIPQVAAGPAGCGFWEKYYFKPGNSGYPTFATRYARIGVYICYDRHFPEGARLLGLGGAEIVFNPSATVAGLSEYLWKLEQPAHAVANGYYVGAINRVGYESPWNMGEFYGQSYLVDPRGSFVAMASRDQDEVLIGVMDRGLIEEVRNTWQFYRDRRPETYGAMVEV; from the coding sequence ATGAGCGACACGGTGACGATCGGACTGATCCAAGCGCATCACGAGGCCGACGGCGCACAGTCGGTCGCGGTGCACAAGCGCAACGCGATCGAGAAGCACGTCGCGATGATTCGCGACGCCGCGCGGCGCGGCGCGCAGATCGTCTGCCTGCAGGAACTCTTCTACGGGCCGTACTTCTGCACCGAGCAGAACCCGAAGTGGTACGAGGCGACCGAACACGTCCCCGACGGGCCGACGACGCGGCTGATGCAGGATCTCGCGAAGGAACTCGAGATCGCGCTCGTCGTTCCGCTGTACGAGCGCACGATCAGCGGCGTGTACTACAACACCGCGGCCGTGATCGACGCCGACGGCTCGTTTCTCGGCCTCTACCGCAAGCATCACATCCCGCAAGTCGCCGCCGGACCGGCCGGCTGCGGCTTTTGGGAGAAGTACTACTTCAAGCCCGGCAACAGCGGCTACCCGACGTTCGCGACGCGCTACGCGCGCATCGGCGTCTACATCTGCTACGACCGGCACTTCCCCGAAGGCGCGCGGCTGCTGGGCCTGGGCGGCGCGGAGATCGTCTTCAACCCGTCGGCGACGGTCGCCGGGCTCTCGGAATATCTCTGGAAGCTCGAACAGCCCGCGCATGCGGTCGCCAACGGCTACTACGTCGGCGCGATCAACCGTGTCGGCTACGAGTCGCCGTGGAACATGGGCGAGTTCTACGGACAGTCGTACCTGGTCGATCCGCGCGGCTCGTTCGTCGCGATGGCGAGCCGCGACCAGGACGAAGTGCTCATCGGCGTGATGGACCGCGGGCTGATCGAAGAGGTGCGCAACACCTGGCAGTTCTATCGCGACCGCCGTCCGGAGACGTACGGCGCGATGGTAGAAGTGTAG
- a CDS encoding aminotransferase class III-fold pyridoxal phosphate-dependent enzyme: MIAHDPLAAKHARYVLTPWAAQGGLDLPVIVRGEGVYLYDDAGNRYLDLTSGLIAVNLGHGHPAVLAAMHAQIDRLCFSPPAWFNDARAELGEALSRIAPWGDEGARAFFTTGGAGANEDAVKFAREITGRPKVLAGYRSFHGSGAGSATLTGENRRWFNEPANVMGHVVHFWAPYPYRSPFFTADPAEETQRALQHVTDVIAAENPAMVAAILIEPVVGSNGVIVYPAGYLAGLRALCDRHGILLILDEVMTGFGRTGSTFASETFGVVPDLMTFAKGVTSAYVPLGGVLVRERYATAFDAKPLPGGHTYSGHPLAMAAGVAAIRAYQEGGFFTRGRAIEQWLRAGLEAVREKYEIVGEVRGVGAFFAMEFVASRETREPLVAWQGASLGVMPALFAGLRKRGAYGFGRYNVMHVAPPLTISDAELDEGIAIIDAAVGDLAAAHAASR; the protein is encoded by the coding sequence ATGATCGCGCACGACCCGCTCGCTGCGAAGCACGCCCGCTACGTTCTCACGCCCTGGGCCGCCCAGGGCGGGCTCGACCTGCCGGTCATCGTGCGGGGCGAGGGAGTGTACCTCTACGATGACGCCGGGAACCGCTACCTCGACCTCACTTCGGGGCTGATCGCGGTCAACCTCGGGCACGGCCATCCGGCGGTGCTCGCTGCGATGCACGCGCAGATCGACCGGCTCTGCTTCAGCCCGCCGGCGTGGTTCAACGATGCGCGCGCCGAACTCGGCGAAGCGCTCAGCCGCATTGCGCCGTGGGGCGACGAGGGCGCGCGGGCGTTCTTCACCACCGGCGGTGCGGGCGCCAACGAAGACGCGGTCAAGTTCGCGCGCGAGATCACCGGGCGTCCGAAGGTGCTCGCCGGCTATCGGTCCTTCCACGGCTCCGGGGCCGGATCGGCGACGCTGACCGGCGAGAACCGTCGCTGGTTCAACGAGCCCGCGAACGTGATGGGGCACGTGGTGCACTTCTGGGCGCCGTATCCGTATCGCAGCCCGTTCTTCACCGCCGATCCGGCCGAAGAGACGCAGCGCGCGCTGCAGCACGTCACCGACGTCATCGCCGCGGAAAATCCGGCGATGGTCGCCGCGATCCTGATCGAGCCGGTCGTCGGCTCCAACGGCGTGATCGTGTATCCGGCGGGGTATCTTGCCGGGCTGCGCGCGCTGTGCGACCGGCACGGCATCCTGCTCATCTTGGACGAGGTGATGACCGGGTTCGGACGAACGGGCTCGACATTCGCGAGCGAGACGTTCGGCGTCGTCCCCGACCTGATGACGTTTGCGAAGGGCGTGACTTCGGCGTACGTGCCGCTGGGGGGCGTGCTGGTTCGCGAGCGGTACGCGACCGCGTTCGATGCGAAGCCGCTGCCGGGCGGGCACACATATTCCGGGCATCCGCTGGCGATGGCGGCCGGTGTTGCGGCGATTCGCGCGTATCAGGAGGGTGGATTCTTTACGCGCGGGCGCGCGATCGAACAGTGGCTGCGCGCCGGGCTCGAGGCGGTGCGGGAGAAGTACGAGATCGTCGGCGAGGTGCGCGGCGTCGGTGCGTTCTTCGCGATGGAGTTCGTCGCGAGTCGCGAGACGCGCGAGCCGCTGGTGGCGTGGCAGGGCGCGTCGTTGGGCGTGATGCCGGCGCTGTTCGCGGGGCTGCGCAAACGGGGCGCGTACGGCTTCGGTCGCTACAACGTGATGCACGTCGCGCCGCCGCTGACGATCAGCGACGCAGAACTCGACGAAGGGATCGCGATCATCGACGCCGCCGTCGGCGACCTCGCCGCCGCGCACGCCGCGTCACGGTAG
- the preA gene encoding NAD-dependent dihydropyrimidine dehydrogenase subunit PreA, giving the protein MADLRSSLAGIRSPNPFWLASAPPTNSGYQVMRAFAAGWGGAVWKTLALEPIVNVTSRFGGYDVGATKMIGMNNIELITDRPLDVNLREIAECKAAYPDRAIVASLMTDCTRERWHELVHAVETVRVDGFELNFGCPHGMSERGMGSAVGQDPELIETVTRWVKEAAHVPVVVKLTPNITDVRYAARAAVRGGADAVSMINTINSLIGVDLDSWLPIPHVDGKSSHGGYCGPAVKPIALNMVGSCASDPQVGVPISGIGGVSTWRDAAEFFLMGATNVQVCTAVMHHGFRIVADMIDGLTNYLDARGIASVNDLIGKTVPRFVSWNDLNLDYQIVARIDPDACINCNRCYIACEDAAHQCIERPADPALKPVVDEEHCVGCNLCSMVCPIEDCIEMVRVDAGTTSHTWRERLSVPS; this is encoded by the coding sequence ATGGCTGATCTGCGCAGCAGTCTGGCGGGGATCCGCAGCCCGAATCCGTTCTGGCTCGCCTCCGCGCCGCCGACGAACTCCGGCTATCAGGTGATGCGCGCGTTCGCCGCCGGCTGGGGCGGCGCGGTGTGGAAGACGCTCGCGCTCGAACCGATCGTCAACGTCACCTCGCGTTTCGGCGGCTACGACGTCGGCGCGACCAAGATGATCGGGATGAACAACATCGAGCTCATCACCGATCGTCCGCTCGACGTGAACCTGCGCGAGATCGCGGAGTGCAAGGCGGCGTATCCGGACCGTGCGATCGTCGCCTCGCTGATGACCGACTGCACGCGCGAGCGCTGGCACGAACTCGTGCACGCCGTCGAAACGGTCCGGGTCGACGGCTTCGAATTGAATTTCGGCTGCCCGCACGGGATGTCGGAGCGCGGGATGGGTTCCGCCGTCGGGCAGGATCCCGAACTGATCGAGACGGTCACGCGCTGGGTGAAGGAAGCCGCGCACGTCCCCGTGGTCGTGAAGCTCACGCCGAACATCACCGACGTGCGCTACGCCGCGCGCGCCGCGGTGCGCGGCGGAGCCGACGCCGTGAGCATGATCAACACGATCAACTCGCTGATCGGCGTCGATCTGGACTCGTGGCTCCCGATCCCGCACGTCGACGGGAAGTCGTCGCACGGCGGTTACTGCGGGCCGGCGGTCAAGCCGATCGCGCTCAACATGGTCGGTTCGTGCGCGAGCGATCCGCAGGTCGGCGTTCCGATCTCAGGGATCGGCGGGGTCTCGACCTGGCGCGACGCAGCCGAGTTCTTCCTGATGGGTGCGACCAACGTGCAGGTCTGCACGGCGGTGATGCATCACGGGTTCCGCATCGTCGCCGACATGATCGACGGCCTGACGAACTATCTCGACGCGCGCGGGATCGCCTCGGTGAACGACCTGATCGGCAAGACGGTACCGCGCTTCGTGAGCTGGAACGATCTCAACCTCGACTACCAGATCGTCGCGCGGATCGACCCGGATGCGTGCATCAACTGCAACCGCTGCTACATCGCCTGCGAAGACGCCGCGCACCAGTGCATCGAACGCCCCGCCGACCCGGCGCTGAAGCCCGTCGTCGACGAAGAGCACTGCGTGGGCTGCAACCTGTGCAGCATGGTCTGTCCGATCGAGGACTGCATCGAGATGGTGCGGGTCGACGCCGGCACCACTTCCCACACCTGGAGAGAACGGCTATCGGTACCATCGTAA
- a CDS encoding NCS1 family nucleobase:cation symporter-1 — MVTQAERDGIVTLTPGAASAASQRAELWNDDLRPCTREEHNWRASRFASLWIGMCLCIPTYSLASGMIALGMNWWEATLTIFTGSAVVLVPILLVAHAGTRYGFPYPVFARLWFGTFGAHVPALARAIIGAGWFGINAWFGGLALDAILSRIAPGWSGLGPHTAFAFVAFWLLNVGIAMRGPQAIGRLAAFAAPTLGLAAVALFAWGMHAAGGVAPMLATPASLHGGAFWAAFFPSVIGVVAFWATLALNIPDYSRYAVSQPAQLRGQLVMPLVMALFSFVGIAVTSATVAVYGKALWNPVDLLVTFPFPVVLLGGAIVILSSITINVGANVMAPARAFENLWPRTITFAIGAVMTGLLALLMQPWYVLATFHNYVFTWLGTYGTLLGPFDGIAIADYWLVRARRLDLAGLYDPASRYNYARGWNVRAILALAAGWIPPLIGFVVPALGFLWSGGWFFSIIVAGLAYAYFMRTDHSRLNAAEYATITELDETPAVGSAAAFAVSR; from the coding sequence ATGGTGACGCAGGCCGAACGCGACGGGATCGTCACGCTGACGCCGGGCGCCGCAAGCGCCGCGTCGCAGCGCGCCGAGCTCTGGAACGACGACCTGCGGCCGTGCACGCGCGAGGAGCACAACTGGCGCGCCTCGCGCTTTGCGAGCCTGTGGATCGGGATGTGCTTGTGCATCCCGACGTACTCGCTCGCCAGCGGGATGATCGCGCTCGGAATGAACTGGTGGGAAGCGACGCTGACGATCTTCACCGGCAGCGCGGTCGTGCTGGTGCCGATCCTGCTTGTCGCGCACGCCGGAACGCGCTACGGGTTCCCGTATCCGGTCTTCGCGCGGCTGTGGTTCGGGACGTTCGGCGCGCACGTCCCGGCGCTCGCGCGCGCGATCATCGGCGCGGGCTGGTTCGGGATCAACGCCTGGTTCGGCGGGCTCGCGCTCGACGCGATCCTCTCGCGCATCGCGCCGGGCTGGAGCGGGCTCGGGCCGCACACCGCGTTCGCGTTCGTCGCGTTCTGGCTGCTCAACGTCGGGATCGCGATGCGCGGACCGCAGGCGATCGGGCGGCTCGCCGCGTTCGCGGCGCCGACGCTGGGACTCGCGGCGGTAGCGCTGTTCGCGTGGGGGATGCACGCCGCCGGCGGCGTGGCGCCGATGCTGGCGACGCCCGCGTCACTGCACGGCGGGGCGTTTTGGGCGGCGTTCTTTCCGTCGGTGATCGGGGTGGTCGCGTTCTGGGCGACGCTCGCGCTGAACATCCCCGATTACTCGCGTTACGCCGTATCGCAGCCGGCGCAGCTGCGCGGGCAGCTCGTGATGCCGCTGGTGATGGCGCTGTTCTCGTTCGTCGGGATCGCGGTGACGTCGGCGACCGTCGCGGTCTACGGGAAAGCCCTCTGGAACCCGGTCGATCTGCTGGTGACGTTTCCGTTCCCGGTGGTGCTGCTCGGCGGCGCGATCGTGATTCTCTCGTCGATCACGATCAACGTCGGGGCGAACGTGATGGCGCCGGCGCGAGCATTCGAGAATCTGTGGCCGCGCACGATCACGTTTGCGATCGGCGCGGTGATGACGGGGCTGCTGGCGCTGCTGATGCAGCCGTGGTACGTCCTCGCGACGTTCCACAACTACGTGTTCACGTGGCTCGGCACGTACGGCACGCTGCTCGGTCCGTTCGACGGCATTGCGATCGCGGATTATTGGCTGGTGCGCGCGCGCCGGCTCGATCTCGCGGGCTTGTACGATCCGGCGAGCCGGTACAACTACGCGCGCGGCTGGAACGTCCGCGCGATCCTCGCGCTCGCCGCCGGCTGGATCCCGCCGCTTATCGGCTTCGTCGTCCCGGCGCTCGGATTTCTCTGGTCCGGCGGCTGGTTCTTCAGCATCATCGTCGCCGGACTGGCGTATGCTTACTTCATGCGCACCGACCACTCGCGCCTGAACGCCGCGGAGTACGCCACAATCACCGAACTCGACGAAACGCCCGCCGTCGGCTCCGCCGCCGCCTTCGCCGTCTCACGGTAA
- a CDS encoding NAD(P)-dependent oxidoreductase: MAFPSAALGPPIAKRLSARDVTVEANRCLNCYDAPCTRACPTAIDVPRFIGRIATGDLAGSARTIMDANPVGASCARVCPTDQLCEGACVYNADENPIRIGDLQRYATDWAIATGAVLFAPGAPTGKRVAVVGGGPAGLSAARELARCGHAVTIYERDAEPGGLDTYGIVPFRLPAHIALWEADQVRALGVEIVTGAAVGEKIAADEILTRFDAVVLTIGMGGVPRLGIPGEDARGVWDALDFIRAAKTGGDLGPLGNSVAVIGGGNTAIDAATASRRLGVPSVTMYYRRGAERMTAYGFEIEFAKVEGVEFRTYALPTRILVRDGRVAGLEVIATAPDGSASPLPGTERIVPAETVVLAIGQTRHTSLLDAFGVTHERGIATVDDQMRTSNPRVWAAGDCTFAPGGIDAMVVEAAQRGKRAAHALDAALRGEVDDG; this comes from the coding sequence GGCGATCGACGTCCCGCGGTTCATCGGCCGCATCGCCACCGGCGATCTGGCGGGGAGCGCCCGCACGATCATGGACGCGAACCCGGTCGGCGCGAGCTGCGCGCGCGTCTGCCCGACCGATCAGCTCTGCGAAGGCGCCTGCGTCTACAACGCCGACGAGAACCCGATCCGCATCGGAGACCTCCAGCGCTACGCCACCGACTGGGCGATCGCGACCGGCGCCGTGCTGTTCGCGCCCGGCGCGCCGACCGGAAAGCGCGTCGCGGTGGTCGGCGGCGGTCCGGCCGGGCTCTCCGCCGCGCGCGAACTTGCGCGCTGCGGTCACGCGGTGACGATCTACGAACGCGACGCTGAGCCGGGCGGCCTGGACACCTACGGGATCGTCCCGTTCCGTCTCCCCGCGCACATCGCGTTGTGGGAAGCGGATCAGGTCCGAGCGCTCGGCGTCGAGATCGTCACCGGCGCGGCCGTCGGCGAGAAGATCGCGGCCGACGAGATCCTCACGCGCTTCGATGCGGTCGTGCTGACGATCGGGATGGGCGGCGTCCCGCGGCTGGGCATCCCCGGCGAAGACGCGCGCGGCGTATGGGACGCGCTCGACTTCATCCGCGCCGCGAAGACCGGCGGCGATCTCGGCCCGCTCGGCAACAGCGTCGCCGTCATCGGCGGCGGGAATACCGCGATCGACGCCGCCACCGCATCCCGCCGGCTCGGCGTCCCGTCGGTGACGATGTACTACCGCCGCGGCGCGGAGCGGATGACGGCGTACGGGTTCGAGATCGAGTTCGCCAAGGTCGAAGGCGTCGAGTTTCGCACCTACGCGCTGCCCACGCGCATCCTCGTTCGGGACGGCCGCGTCGCAGGGCTCGAAGTGATCGCGACTGCGCCCGACGGCAGCGCCTCGCCGCTGCCGGGGACGGAGCGAATCGTCCCCGCCGAGACGGTCGTGCTGGCGATCGGCCAGACGCGGCACACCTCATTGCTCGACGCGTTCGGGGTGACGCACGAACGCGGGATCGCTACCGTCGACGACCAGATGCGCACGAGCAACCCGCGCGTGTGGGCCGCCGGCGACTGCACGTTCGCGCCGGGCGGAATCGACGCGATGGTCGTCGAGGCCGCGCAGCGCGGGAAGCGCGCGGCGCACGCGCTCGACGCGGCGCTGCGCGGGGAGGTCGACGATGGCTGA
- a CDS encoding acyl-CoA synthetase, producing the protein MSDSAFRWDVPSDFNFARDVVDRLAAEDRRGLVAVDASLQRREYTFAEIADATKRWASVLREAGIAKGDRVLVVIPKIPEWLFCMTALLRIGAVAVPSAEQLRAKDLLYRATHSGAVGIVGHASNAAELEALRPDAPGVHAWLLVGGERAGWSNADALVRDAQGWDGAPTSPADMAYIVYTSGTTKDPKGVVHTVAWTFANRTQAATWFDVKPTDLVWCTAGTGWAKSLWNVLLGPWSCGAPIVLDEGAFVPERRMDMIRDLDVTVLCQAPTEYRLEAKLPDLGARWKLPKLRHCVSAGEPLNPEVIEIWKNAIGLTILDGYGQSENTLLVSNRPGVPVRPGSMGKPTPGHDVAVVDEHGAVCEPGEIGDIALRGNPPSLFVGYYKNDGETAGSRRGEWYLTGDRAQVDDDGYFWFVGRADDVISSGAYRIGPFEVESALIEHPAVMESAVVGSPDPDRGNIVKAFIVLRPGFEPSDALVKELQEHCKRVTAPYKYPRAIEFVAELPKTRSGKIRRVELRQRELQKKGATAASGFV; encoded by the coding sequence ATGAGCGACTCCGCGTTTCGTTGGGACGTCCCGTCCGACTTCAACTTTGCGCGCGACGTGGTCGACCGGCTCGCGGCTGAGGATCGCCGCGGCCTCGTCGCCGTCGACGCCTCGCTTCAGCGGCGCGAGTACACGTTCGCCGAGATCGCGGATGCGACGAAGCGCTGGGCGTCCGTGCTGCGCGAGGCGGGGATCGCCAAGGGCGATCGCGTGCTGGTCGTCATCCCGAAGATCCCGGAGTGGCTGTTCTGCATGACGGCGCTGCTGCGCATCGGCGCGGTCGCGGTGCCGAGCGCCGAGCAGCTGCGTGCCAAAGATCTGCTCTATCGCGCGACGCACAGCGGCGCGGTGGGCATCGTCGGCCACGCGAGCAACGCCGCCGAACTCGAGGCGTTGCGCCCCGACGCACCCGGCGTGCACGCGTGGCTGCTCGTCGGCGGCGAGCGCGCCGGGTGGTCGAACGCTGACGCGCTCGTGCGCGACGCGCAGGGCTGGGACGGCGCGCCGACGTCGCCGGCCGACATGGCGTACATCGTGTACACGAGCGGCACGACGAAAGATCCGAAAGGCGTGGTGCATACCGTCGCGTGGACGTTCGCGAACCGCACGCAAGCCGCGACGTGGTTCGACGTGAAGCCGACCGACCTCGTGTGGTGCACCGCCGGAACCGGCTGGGCGAAGTCGCTGTGGAACGTGCTGCTCGGCCCGTGGTCGTGCGGTGCGCCGATCGTGCTCGACGAAGGCGCGTTCGTCCCCGAACGCCGCATGGACATGATCCGCGATCTCGACGTGACCGTGCTGTGTCAGGCGCCGACCGAATACCGTCTCGAAGCGAAGCTGCCGGATCTGGGCGCGCGCTGGAAACTCCCGAAGCTGCGCCACTGCGTCTCGGCCGGCGAACCGCTCAACCCCGAAGTCATCGAGATCTGGAAGAACGCCATCGGGCTGACGATTCTCGACGGCTACGGCCAAAGCGAGAACACGCTGCTCGTGTCGAATCGCCCGGGCGTCCCGGTGCGGCCGGGCTCGATGGGCAAACCGACGCCCGGTCACGACGTCGCGGTCGTCGACGAGCACGGTGCGGTCTGCGAGCCGGGTGAGATCGGCGACATCGCGCTGCGCGGCAACCCGCCGTCGCTCTTCGTCGGCTACTACAAGAACGACGGCGAGACCGCGGGGTCGCGCCGCGGCGAGTGGTATCTCACCGGCGACCGCGCGCAAGTCGACGACGACGGCTACTTCTGGTTCGTAGGCCGCGCCGATGACGTGATCTCCTCGGGCGCGTACCGCATCGGCCCGTTCGAGGTCGAGAGCGCGTTGATCGAGCATCCGGCCGTGATGGAGTCCGCGGTCGTCGGTTCGCCCGATCCCGATCGCGGCAACATCGTCAAGGCGTTCATCGTCCTGCGTCCGGGCTTCGAGCCCAGCGATGCGCTGGTGAAAGAACTCCAAGAGCACTGCAAGCGCGTGACCGCGCCCTACAAGTATCCGCGCGCGATCGAGTTCGTCGCGGAACTCCCGAAGACGCGCTCCGGCAAGATCCGCCGCGTCGAACTCCGCCAGCGCGAACTCCAAAAGAAAGGCGCCACCGCCGCCAGCGGCTTCGTCTAA
- a CDS encoding RDD family protein, with product MHQNTGDQDPTVAMPRIDLPPPARGGAYHAAGPVEEAVVVGPAPRNVTPVKPVGPRFPVGSPLSYAIARLAAFGIDVGLVAGVLTIFAYALIAINPLTGLPTNTQRGFDVTLLMGTILALVYVIVAEAIAGTTIGKLAFGLHVYALRERGVGFARAFVRMLLRPLDALGVGFVLALAPAHRRLGDLASGTIVTRESPLRGFAPYLGWIAILIIAGLPFVTIGLPRTFAGAVAFYEFVPGIVHRLIGLLHALIGLFPHAA from the coding sequence GTGCACCAGAACACCGGGGACCAGGATCCCACCGTTGCGATGCCGCGCATCGACCTGCCGCCGCCGGCGCGCGGCGGGGCGTATCATGCGGCCGGACCGGTGGAGGAAGCGGTCGTCGTCGGCCCGGCCCCGCGCAACGTCACGCCCGTCAAACCCGTCGGGCCGCGCTTCCCGGTCGGCAGCCCGCTCAGCTACGCGATCGCGCGCTTGGCGGCATTCGGCATCGACGTCGGTCTCGTTGCCGGCGTGCTCACCATCTTCGCGTACGCGCTGATCGCGATCAACCCGCTGACGGGTCTGCCGACGAACACGCAGCGCGGTTTCGACGTCACGCTGCTGATGGGCACGATCCTCGCGCTCGTCTACGTGATCGTCGCCGAAGCGATCGCCGGAACGACGATCGGAAAACTCGCGTTCGGACTGCACGTCTACGCGCTGCGCGAACGCGGCGTCGGCTTCGCGCGCGCGTTCGTGCGCATGCTGCTGCGTCCGCTCGACGCGCTCGGCGTTGGTTTCGTGCTCGCGCTCGCGCCCGCGCACCGCAGGCTCGGCGATCTCGCCAGCGGCACGATCGTCACGCGCGAGAGCCCGCTGCGCGGCTTCGCGCCGTATCTGGGCTGGATCGCGATCCTCATCATCGCCGGTCTGCCGTTCGTCACGATCGGCTTGCCGCGCACGTTCGCCGGCGCGGTCGCATTCTACGAATTCGTCCCCGGCATCGTGCACCGCCTCATCGGTCTGCTGCACGCGCTGATCGGCCTCTTCCCGCACGCGGCGTGA
- the hydA gene encoding dihydropyrimidinase, with protein MGTIVKGGTVVTATDTFRADILIEDGTIAAIAHAIPAAGHTTVDASGALVFPGFIDPHTHLDMPFGGTTTIDDFASGTVAAALGGTTTIIDFALHTKGDSLANALKTWHAKAAGKAAIDYAFHLTIADGRPETLEEIPEMIAREGVNSFKVFMAYKHVLQVDDETIFKVLKAAARYGGLVQVHAENGDVIEVTVKEALSAGQTAPKYHGLTRPVELEAEATSRAIRLAEVAGAPLYVVHVSSAMAADAISDGRKRGLPIYGETCPQYLVCDASDYDRPDFAGANYVMSPPLREKRDQAVLLKKLKNGELHAFGSDHCSFNNCGQKELGKNDFSKIPNGAPTIEDRVAILFEHGVVKGVIGLNQLVALASTNPAKLFGLFPRKGTIAVGSDADIVVWDPGAERTISAATHHMKADNNIFEGMTVHGRPRFVLSRGRIIADDGRFTGEPGTGIHQKSAPFRPVQL; from the coding sequence ATCGGTACCATCGTAAAGGGCGGAACGGTCGTCACCGCGACCGACACGTTCCGCGCCGACATCCTGATCGAGGACGGGACGATCGCGGCGATCGCGCACGCGATCCCCGCCGCCGGCCATACGACCGTCGACGCGTCGGGCGCGCTGGTCTTCCCCGGGTTCATCGATCCGCACACCCACCTCGACATGCCGTTCGGCGGCACGACGACGATCGACGACTTCGCCAGCGGCACGGTCGCCGCGGCGCTCGGCGGAACGACGACGATCATCGACTTCGCGCTGCATACCAAGGGCGATTCGCTCGCGAACGCGCTCAAGACGTGGCACGCGAAAGCCGCCGGCAAAGCCGCGATCGACTACGCGTTTCATCTCACGATCGCCGACGGGCGGCCGGAGACGCTCGAGGAGATCCCCGAGATGATCGCGCGCGAGGGCGTCAACTCGTTCAAGGTCTTCATGGCGTACAAGCACGTCCTGCAAGTCGACGACGAGACGATCTTCAAAGTGCTCAAGGCGGCCGCGCGTTACGGCGGTCTGGTGCAGGTGCACGCCGAGAACGGCGACGTCATCGAGGTCACCGTCAAGGAGGCACTATCCGCCGGGCAGACCGCACCGAAATATCACGGTCTCACGCGGCCCGTCGAACTCGAGGCGGAGGCGACCTCGCGTGCGATCCGGCTGGCGGAAGTCGCGGGCGCGCCGCTCTACGTCGTTCACGTCTCGAGCGCGATGGCCGCCGACGCGATCAGCGACGGCCGCAAGCGCGGGCTGCCGATCTACGGCGAGACGTGCCCGCAGTATCTCGTGTGCGACGCGAGCGACTACGACCGTCCCGATTTCGCCGGCGCCAACTACGTGATGTCGCCGCCGCTGCGCGAGAAGCGCGATCAAGCCGTCCTGCTCAAGAAGCTGAAGAACGGCGAACTCCACGCGTTCGGGTCGGATCACTGCTCGTTCAACAACTGCGGACAGAAAGAACTCGGGAAGAACGACTTCTCGAAGATCCCCAACGGCGCGCCGACGATCGAAGACCGGGTGGCGATCCTCTTCGAGCACGGCGTGGTGAAGGGCGTGATCGGGCTGAATCAACTCGTCGCGCTGGCGTCGACGAATCCGGCCAAGCTGTTCGGCCTCTTCCCGCGCAAGGGCACGATCGCGGTCGGCAGCGATGCCGACATCGTCGTATGGGATCCCGGCGCCGAGCGCACGATCTCCGCGGCGACGCACCACATGAAAGCCGACAACAACATCTTCGAGGGGATGACGGTGCACGGCCGGCCGCGCTTCGTGCTCTCCCGCGGGCGGATCATCGCCGACGACGGCCGGTTCACCGGCGAGCCGGGGACCGGGATCCATCAAAAGTCCGCACCGTTCCGTCCGGTGCAGTTGTAG